The Doryrhamphus excisus isolate RoL2022-K1 chromosome 22, RoL_Dexc_1.0, whole genome shotgun sequence genome segment tgctgtagtttgtttggatttgctgtagtttgtttggatttgttgtagtttgtttggatttgttgtagtttgtttggatttgttgtagtttgtttggatttgctgtagtttgtttggatttgttgtagtttgtttggatttgttgtagtttgtttggatttgctgtagtttgtttggatttgctgtagtttgtttggatttgttgtagtttagtttgtttggatttgctgtagtttgtttggatttgttgtagtttgtttggatttgttgtagttaagtttgtttggatttgttgtagtttgtttggatttgttgtagtttgtttggatttgttgtagttagtttggatttgttgtaatttagtttgtttggatttgttgtagtttagtttgtttggatttgctgtagtttgtttggatttgttgtagtttgtttggatttgttgtagtttgtttggatttgctgtagtttgtttggatttgctgtagtttgtttggatttgctgtagtttgtttggatttgttgtagtttagtttgtttggatttgctgtagtttgtttggatttgttgtagtttgtttggatttgttgtagtttagtttgtttggatttgctgtagtttgtttggatttgctgtagtttgtttggatttgttgtagtttagtttgtttggatttgctgtagtttgtttggatttgttgtagtttgtttggatttgctgtagtttgtttggatttgttgtaatttagtttgtttggatttgctgtagtttgtttggatttgttgtagtttgtttgaatttgttgtagtttagtttgtttggatttgctgtagtttgtttggatttgttgtagtttgtttggatttgttgtaatttagtttgtttggatttgttgtagtttagtttgtttggatttgctgtagtttgtttggatttgttgtagtttgtttggatttgttgtaatttagtttgtttggatttgttgtagtttagtttgtttggatttgttgtagtttagtttgtttggatttattgtagtttgtttggatttgttgtagtttagtttgtttggatttgctgtagtttgtttggatttgctgTAGTTTGTTTGCATTTGTCTGCGTTGTTGATTTCAATAAAGACCTAGTTGATGGCCCACCTGGTCCGGCACAAGCTCAAGTATTTTCCTTCACCACAAACATCCCAAACCTGGAAGAGTTTACAGATGTGGAATGGAGATGCagatttcccagcatgctttggtggagttaaaatgatcacttttgttactttttacAGACTTGGTGTAAAAGTTAAAGTGCTGCCATTTTTAGTCCTGTACAGTTCAATTATTTGGACCCTTGGTCTAAATCCGGCACCCTGATTAAGAATGGTGGTGAAAGTCATGGTTTCTAAAATATTCCTTTTACTTCCTCATGGAGTCCTTACTCCAAGGGTAGGATgtagggtgggcaaactacaacCCGGGggccccaaaaacatgctaggttaattgtccactccaaattttccataggtatgaatgtgagtgtgaatggttgtttgttatatatcttttttcttctccttcttctccttggcAGAGTTTCAATGCTCCTCCACGTTCTAAGATGAAGTTATGGAAAAGTGCTACTTTTGCCTTCGTGCTCTGTGGCACCGCCCTGTCAGTCATCCTCATTAGAAACATGGCCACCACCGTGGGACACCCCAAAGCGAAGGCTAAACAAACCTCATCTTCATCACCAACGTCGTCATCCTCGTGGTATCCTTCAACCTCAGTATcagagtcatcatcatcatcttcttcttcttcttccacctGGAGCATTGGTCTTCATCGGCGGACGCGCTCGACCGACAACATGAACTCTCTCCTCTCTGAGCGTAAGTTTTATAACATGCCCTGACCCGAACCCGAGACCCTATTCCTGACCCCTAAACctcttaaccctaacccaaaaccCCTATTGCCaacccctaacccgaacccctATTCTGgacccctaaaccctaaccctcttaACCCTAACCTGAACCCCTATTGCCGATCCCAACCCGAACCCCTATTCCTGACCCCTAAACCCAAACCCTCTTAGCCCTAAtccccttaaccctaacctgaACCCCTATTGCCgacccctaacccgaacccctATTCGTtacccctaaaccctaaccctcttaaccctaacccgaatCCCTATTCCCAACACTTAAACCCGAACCCCTATTCCCGCCTCTAACCCAAACACTTTtaacccgaacccgaaccccTATTCCCgcccctaacccgaacccctGGTCCCACCCCAGCCCAAACACTATTAACCCGAACCCCTAATCCCGCCCCTAACCCAAGCActtttaaccctaacccaaacccctaTTCCCGGCCCCTAAAACCGAACCCTTTTAACCCGAACCGCTATTGCCGACCCCTAACCCTATTCTCGACCACTAAACCCAACCCAATTAAACCCTAACCCCTATTCTCAAACCCTAACCTGACCTTTATACCTTAACTCtcttaaccctaacccgaaaCCGTATTCCCGCCCCTAACCCAAGCACTTTTAACCCAAACCCCTATTCCCGGCCCCTAAAACCAAACCCTTTTAACCCAAACCCCTATTCCCGGCCCCTAAAACCAAACCCTTTTAACCCGAACCGCTATTGCCGACCCCTAACCCTATTCTCGACCACTAAACCCAACCCAATTAAACCCTAACCCCTATTCTCAAACCCTAACCTGACCTTTATACCTTAACTCtcttaaccctaacccgaacccctATTCCCGCCCCTAACCCAAGCACttttaaccctaacccgaacccttaTTCCCgacccctaaccccaaccctgcTGTCCACAGGTGTGAGTCTGAAGTGTAAAGGATGCAGATGACATCATGCTACAAGAAGTCTTAGCGGCACGTTAGAGCAGGTTTTAATGTCTTGCAATAATCTGCAGGCAATTAAGGTCTCATACTTGCCATCTTATGTTATCCTGGTTGTACCAAAGTCGTCTAATTACCTTTTCCTCACTCCAGGAGAAAAGTCAAAGCATCTGCAACAATGGATGGCAGCGTGGTCGTCTTAGCCTTACGGTTTAGggttagccctaaccctaaccctaaaccacAACACTAACTTGCTCAAACCCAAGTTCTAACACAAAACCTAACTAACCTAGCCTAGTTCCAAGCGCACCCTTGTTTCACTAAAACCCTGATCTTAACGCTAAATCCAGTCCTAATCCAAACCGTAGACCAAGTTCAAATCCTAAGAAATTCTAATGCTGGCCCAAAACCCAACCTAAACCCCAATTCCAAAACCCAAAGCAGCTTTGTAAACCTTGTCACCCAACTGTGGACATCGACGACACCCACAGTGCAACACGAAAGATGGCAGGACAGGACCACTAAACCCCTAAACCCAAACCCCGATTCCCACCTCTAACCCAAACActtttaaccctaacccaaataggggttcgggttaggggtcGAGAGTAGGAGTTTGGGGTTAAAGGGTTGGGAATAGGGATTTGGGTTAGGGGTTCAGGTTAGGGTGGTCTTGTCAAGAATAATTTAAATAGTGTATGTCCAATACAAGAActgaacaaatgtattagcaattgaatgaataagctctgcttcttcctactcctttttagacatgtggaattgtgaatCGTAacatgtattccaatgtaaccttgttggaataacttaAGCCTGACCATAACCATAACCTCAGGCCGAGCTCAAACCTTAAATATAAACCTAGTTGTACCCCTACCCCCCCAAAAGTCCAAACTCTAACCCAACCGGAACCCTATTTTTCCTGTCCTAGTGTCCATGGTGTTCCAGAGCTTCACAGAAGGCGAGCTTCAGCACGTGGTGGGAACCCTGATGGACGGGAAGCAACGGAAAAACCGAGGCCAAGGCCAGACCCGAAGGACTAAAAGAGCCCGCCGGGCCAAGCCGTGCTCCCTGAGGGAACTGGAGCTGACGGTGAGCGAGCTGGGCCTGGGCTACGACAGCGACGAGACCGTCATGCTGCGCTACTGCAGCGGCAAATGCACGGCGCAACGCCGCAACTACGACATCACCATGGAGCACATGATGCGGACAGGCTTCAAGAAGAAGGGTCGCAAGGACAAGGTCAGCAACGGTCCCTGCTGCCGGCCCACCGCCTTCGAGAAGGACTTCTCCTTCCTGGACAACCGGAGTCGCTACCACACCATACAGAACATCTCGGCCAAGAACTGTGGCTGCGTATGACCCACGGAGGCCACTTCGATTTCATGCTGCTCGATGCCCCCCAACGTGGGCACAATACGGGATATCGGTTCCAGATCAGGAATATTTTGGACCCGGACCAACTTCATGTGGGAATGAATCAGAAGGAGTGACTGTTCTTTTTCTAAGACTTTTTTCTATGTGTGTAGTAACACTGTAAATCATGGTGGCACGGCAATGTAGCAACACGGGCAGTCATGTGACTATGACTAACGCCACAGAGTCAAGACAAACAAATCTCTACGGCGGACGGGCGGCTATAAATCCATTAAACATGGCGTCacaaccaaaatatttttgataACTGGACCACAGGAAACAAATTCAGACAACAAACCGCGCAAACCTTTAGAGCGGGAAACTCACCAAGCACCCTATTGATTTTGAGCAATTTGCGATCCGGGATGCTTGACCCAGCCGGGATGAAAGGTCAACGAGTGACAtggttttgtcattttgacacAATCGTGTTCCCATACGAGACAACTAATCCAGCTCAAAACAAACAGGACTTAAGGTCGTAAATGACACGGAAGGAATGCGTTGCagaaacaattaaaacaattcaAGCTGCCTCACTAAGTACGTGACTCATTCTGCTTGGCAACAATTTCAAGAGTAATATCACactcagggggaaaaaaaaaaaaaaaaaaaaaacagaaaaggaaaGCTTCCGCGTCCAAACTTGTTCAAACATCGACGTTGTTTGTGTTGTCTGAATTTGCCACACGTTCCCGTTCTTTAATGGTCCGCATTCCCGATCCCGCATCTTTACAGTATTACAGGGTGGATAAACATACTAACTGCGCTTCATGCATGCGTTCATTCATGGGACTGACTGCAGTGTTATTACACCgtccgcctttttttttttcatgtatgtcCATTTTTGTGTAGATGAGACTTCAACCTCCCTCCAGGAATATTTCAAACAACTCGTAAGCTTCCGCTGGTATTACAACACGATGCTATTTTAGCCGCTTATCGGCTAAGTCAGTGCACATTTTGGAAACGCATGATGCATTTTTCAAGTGGGAATGGCGGGGGTGGGCGGGGGGTGGGCGGCCCACCCTGTATGCTCTATAGAGCAAGTCACACCCAGAAAATTCCCCAAAGAGTTGAAATCCTTGTCATCCTTGCCAAAACACACGTGAGGTCAAAAATGGACGTCTCCAGTTCCACCTGATTACGAACCTGATGGCATCTGTGGAACGTTTTCCACTCGTGGAGCTTTTGTGTCGTTTGCACTCATCCCCGAAAATCCTGCATATCGAAGGGCATCACCTTTTagcagggtggggggggtggtgggggggattATATAAGCTCTTGTTATGAAGCATCAACTATCGTTGCTGCCGCTcatcatgtttgtgttttgtgtatatgtgtgtgtgttgggggggtgggggggtgaggatGCAGTGCATCGTTATTGGACTATGAATCATATTTATTTGGGAAGTAAATTATGGTTGTGCATATTTATTTAGTTGACATTACACACAGACAGCTTGTTCTCATTAAGCAACTGTGCCAAAGAACTACGTTTATTATCCCTTCGACCTTCTATACCGACTGCTGAATAAACATCATTTCACATGTACCCTCATCCgtctttcaaatgaaaaaaaacgacatactaaccccttacgttttttgtcaaaaatcaccaaatcaaaatctggcattttatgccatttttggatgcttctgggtcccctgtagagtgtgtgtgaggtttccacttttatttttgacagaaaagtgctttttaagcaaattgaaaaaatgacaaaaaacgacatactaaccccttacgttttttgtcaaaaatcaccaaatcaaaatctggcattttatgtcatttttggatgcttctggggcccctgtagagtgtgtgtgaggtttccacttttatttttgacagaaaagtgctttttaagcaaattgaaaaaatgacaaaaaacgacatactaaccccttacgttttttgtcaaaaatcaccaaatcaaaatctggcattttatgccatttttggatgcttctgggtcccctgttgagtgtgtgtgaggtttccacttttatttttgacagaaaagtgctttttaagcaagttgaaaaaatgacaaaaaacgacatactaaccccttacgttttttgtcaaaaatcaccaaatcaaaacctggcattttatgccatttttcgaTGCTTCTGGGTCTCctgtagagtgtgtgtgaggtttccacttttatttttgacagaaaagtgttttttaaggaacttgaaaaaaatgaaaaaaacgacatactaaccccttacgttttttgtcaaaaatcaccaaatcaaaatctggcattttatgccatttttggatgcttctaggtcccctgttgagtgtgtgtgaggtttccacttttatttttgacagaaaagtgctttttaagcaagttgaaaaaaatgacaaaaaacgacatactaaccccttacgttttttgtcaaaaatcaccaattcaaaatctggcattttatgccatttttggatgcttctgggtcccctgtagagtgtgtgtgaggtttccacttttatttttgacagaaaagtgctttttaagcaagttgaaaaaatgacaaaaacgacatactaaccccttacgttttttgtcaaaaatcacctaatcaaaatctggcattttatgccatttttggatgcttctgggtcacctgtagagtgtgtgtgaggtttccacttttatttttgacagaaaagtgttttttaaggaacttcaaaaaaatgaaaaaaacgacatactaaccccttacgttttttgtcaaaaatcaccaaatcaaaatctggcattttatgccatttttggatgcttctgggtcccctgttgagtgtgtgtgaggtttccacttttatttttgacagaaaagtgctttttaagcaagttgaaaaaaatgaagaaaaaaaaaacgacatactaaccccttacgttttttgtcaaaaatcaccaaatcaaaacctggcattttatgccatttttggatgcttctgggtcccctgtagagtgtgtgtgaggtttccacttttatttttgacagaaaagtgctttttaagcatgttgacaaaaatgaaaaaaacgacatactaaccccttacgttttttgtcaaaaatcaccaaatcaaagtctggcattttatgccatttttggatgcttctgggtcccctgtagagtgtgtgtgaggtttccacttttatttttgacagaaaagtgctttttaagcaagttgaaaaaaatgaagaaaaaaaaaacgacatactaaccccttacgttttttgtcaaaaatcaccaaatcaaaacctggcattttatgccatttttggatgcttctgggtcccctgtagagtgtgtgtgaggtttccacttttatttttgacagaaaagtgctttttaagcaagttgaaaaaaatgagaaaaaacgacatactaaccccttacgttttttgtcaaaaatcaccaaatcaaaatgtggcattttatgccatttttggatgcttctggggcccctgttgagtgtgtgtgaggtttccacttttatttttgacagaaaagtgctttttaagcatgttgacaaaaatgaaaaaaacgacatactaaccccttatgttttttgtcaaaaatcaccaaatcaaaatctggcattttatgccatttttggatgcttctgggtcccctgtagagtgtgtgtgaggtttccacttttatttttgacagaaaagtgctttttaagcaagttgaaaaaatgagaaaaaacgacatactaaccccttacgttttttgtcaaaaatcaccaaatcaaaacctggcattttatgccatttttggatgcttctgggtcccctgtagagtgtgtgtgaggtttccacttttatttttgacagaaaagtgctttttaagcaagttgaaaaaaatgaagaaaaaaaaaacgacatactaaccccttacgttttttgtcaaaaatcaccaaatcaaaacctggcattttatgccatttttggatgcttctgggtcccctgtagagtgtgtgtgaggtttccacttttatttttgacagaaaagtgctttttaagcaagttgaaaaaaatgagaaaaaaaaacgacatactaaccccttacgttttttgtcaaaaatcaccaaatcaaaatgtggcattttatgccatttttggatgcttctggggcccctgttgagtgtgtgtgaggtttccacttttatttttgacagaaaagtgctttttaagcatgttgacaaaaatgaaaaaaacgacatactaaccccttacgttttttgtcaaaaatcaccaaatcaaaatctggcattttatgccatttttggatgcttctggggcccctgttgagtgtgtgtgaggtttccacttttatttttgacagaaaagtgctttttaagcatgttgacaaaaatgaaaaaaacgacatactaaccccttacgttttttgtcaaaaatcaccaaatcaaaatctggcattttatgccatttttggatgcttctggggcccctgttgagtgtgtgtgaggtttccacttttatttttgacagaaaagtgttttttaaggaacttgaaaaaaatgaaaaaaacgacatactaaccccttacgttttttgtcaaaaatcaccaaatcaaaatctggcattttatgccatttttggatgcttctggggcccctgttgagtgtgtgtgaggtttccacttttatttttgacagaaaagtgctttttaagcaagttgaaaaaaatgaagaaaaaaaaacgacatactaaccccttacgttttttgtcaaaaatcaccaaatcaaaacctggcattttatgccatttttggatgcttctgggtcccctgtagagtgtgtgtgaggtttccacttttatttttgacagaaaagtgctttttaagcaagttgaaaaaaatgagaaaaaaaaaacgacatactaaccccttacgttttttgtcaaaaatcaccaaatcaaaatgtggcattttatgccatttttggatgcttctggggcccctgttgagtgtgtgtgaggtttccacttttatttttgacagaaaagtgctttttaagcatgttgacaaaaatgaaaaaaacgacatactaaccccttacgttttttgtcaaaaatcaccaaatcaaaatctggcattttatgccatttttggatgcttctggggcccctgttgagtgtgtgtgaggtttccacttttatttttgacagaaaagtgctttttaagcatgttgacaaaaatgaaaaaaacgacatactaaccccttacgttttttgtcaaaaatcaccaaatcaaaatctggcattttatgccatttttggatgcttctgggtcccctgcagagtgtgtgtgaggtttccacttttatttttgacagaaaagtgttttttaaggaacttgaaaaaatgaaaaaaa includes the following:
- the LOC131109442 gene encoding neurturin isoform X1, whose product is MFADQTLLVFFFLFCFSKVPRRHLTSSSVRPVAVELLQPDAVTLHAFSVFVEPFLSFNAPPRSKMKLWKSATFAFVLCGTALSVILIRNMATTVGHPKAKAKQTSSSSPTSSSSWYPSTSVSESSSSSSSSSSTWSIGLHRRTRSTDNMNSLLSELSMVFQSFTEGELQHVVGTLMDGKQRKNRGQGQTRRTKRARRAKPCSLRELELTVSELGLGYDSDETVMLRYCSGKCTAQRRNYDITMEHMMRTGFKKKGRKDKVSNGPCCRPTAFEKDFSFLDNRSRYHTIQNISAKNCGCV
- the LOC131109442 gene encoding neurturin isoform X3, yielding MEMQISQHALSFNAPPRSKMKLWKSATFAFVLCGTALSVILIRNMATTVGHPKAKAKQTSSSSPTSSSSWYPSTSVSESSSSSSSSSSTWSIGLHRRTRSTDNMNSLLSELSMVFQSFTEGELQHVVGTLMDGKQRKNRGQGQTRRTKRARRAKPCSLRELELTVSELGLGYDSDETVMLRYCSGKCTAQRRNYDITMEHMMRTGFKKKGRKDKVSNGPCCRPTAFEKDFSFLDNRSRYHTIQNISAKNCGCV
- the LOC131109442 gene encoding neurturin isoform X2; this encodes MLTKLRDMGRSFNAPPRSKMKLWKSATFAFVLCGTALSVILIRNMATTVGHPKAKAKQTSSSSPTSSSSWYPSTSVSESSSSSSSSSSTWSIGLHRRTRSTDNMNSLLSELSMVFQSFTEGELQHVVGTLMDGKQRKNRGQGQTRRTKRARRAKPCSLRELELTVSELGLGYDSDETVMLRYCSGKCTAQRRNYDITMEHMMRTGFKKKGRKDKVSNGPCCRPTAFEKDFSFLDNRSRYHTIQNISAKNCGCV
- the LOC131109442 gene encoding neurturin isoform X4 produces the protein MKLWKSATFAFVLCGTALSVILIRNMATTVGHPKAKAKQTSSSSPTSSSSWYPSTSVSESSSSSSSSSSTWSIGLHRRTRSTDNMNSLLSELSMVFQSFTEGELQHVVGTLMDGKQRKNRGQGQTRRTKRARRAKPCSLRELELTVSELGLGYDSDETVMLRYCSGKCTAQRRNYDITMEHMMRTGFKKKGRKDKVSNGPCCRPTAFEKDFSFLDNRSRYHTIQNISAKNCGCV